In Henriciella litoralis, the genomic window GGCCGGTCCCGCGCTCACGATGGTTCACATCCATGAACTCGACATCATGGCCATCGGCCTTGATCAGGGCTGGCATATAGCGGTGCATATGGTCGAAATAAGGAAGCGCCATATAGACATCGCGCTTGATCACCTTGATGCCACAACCGGAGTCGTCGCAGTCATCGCGCAGCATCCGGCGGCGGATCGCATTGGCGAACTTGCTACCGAAGCGCTTCCAGGCGGTATCCTTGCGGCTGCCCCGGCGGCCCATCACCATGGCGAGTTTTTCAGGCGCATCGGTTCGCGTCAGGGCACGGTAAAGGTCTGGCAAATCAGCCGGATCGTTCTGGCCATCGCCGTCGAGCGTACCAATGATGCGGCCACGGGCAGCGCGCGCGCCGGTGCGGATCGCCCGGCTCTGGCCTGCATTCTTGCGATGGCTGAGGACGCGAAGCGCAGGAAACTCAGCTTTCAGGGCGGCTAGAACGGCGCGGGTATCATCGGTCGAGGCATCGTCGACCATGATCATCTCATAGGACCGGCCATCGAGCGCGGTCGCGATCTCACGAATGAGGGCGCCAGCATTCCCGGACTCATTGTGCATCGGGACAACAACGGAAAACTCAAGCGATTCAGCCACGGCAGGCAGACCTTTCCCACTTCTCAGGAGTGCCTCTTTAAGCAATTCGCAGAAAATACAAAACACCCGAACGCCGTTCGGGCTGCGACTGCACGTGTCCTCGGTCGAAACTTCAGCTAAAGCGGAATGGAATGGCAGACACGAAAACCCTCCCGATCGACAGCCTGCTGGGTGACATCCACGCCGCGCTATCGGCGAACAAAAAGCTGGTCCTTGCCGCGCCGCCGGGCGCCGGCAAGACGTCCCGCGTGCCGCTGGCGCTTGCGGGCCTGATAGACGGGTTCGAGGCCCTGCCCGGCAAGATCGTCATGCTGGAGCCGCGCCGTCTCGCCGCGCGCATGGCCGCGGATCGGCTGGCTGACACGATAGGTGAGAAGACCGGCGGGCGGATTGGGCTTTCGACCCGTATCGACCGAAAGGTCTCATCGCGCACTGTCATCGAAGTCGTCACCGACGGCCTCTTCACCCGCCGCCTGCTCGCCGATCCAGGGCTTGAGGGCGTCGGCTGCGTAATCTTTGACGAGATTCACGAACGCAGCCTCAACGCCGATCTCGGCCTCGCCCTGGCGCTGGAATGCCAGTCTGTGCTGCGTGAGGACCTGCACATTCTGGCGATGTCCGCGACGCTGGAAACCGAAAAGGTCGCCGGAACGCTAAGCGCCCCCGTCATCGAAAGTGCAGGCCGCCAGTATCCGGTAGAGACCAAATATCTTGGCCGCACGCGCGACCGTATCGAGGACCAGATGGCCCGCGGCATTGAGCGGGCGGTGCGCGCTGAGACCGGCTCGATCCTCGCTTTCCTGCCCGGCGCCGGTGAAATCCGCCGAACGGCTGAACGCCTCTCAGGCCTGCCGGGTGATGTTGAGGTCTTCCCGCTCTACGGGGCCCTCTCGCCCAAGGCGCAGGACGAAGCGGTTCGCCCTTCAAAAGACGGGACACGCAAAATTGTTCTCGCAACCGATATCGCTGAAAGCGCGCTCACGATTGACGGGGTCCACATCGTCGTCGACTCCGGGCTTGCCCGTGTGCCGGAGTTTGATCCTGCAAGCGGGACGCAGGCCCTGCGCACAATCCGGGCCGCCCGTGCCAATGTCGACCAGCGGCGCGGGCGCGCCGGACGGCTAGGCCCCGGCGTCTGCTACCGCTTGTGGGACGAGGAAGAAACGCGCGGGCTTCCGGGCGCGCCGCAGCCTGAAATCCTCAATGCAGACCTGACCGGCCTCCTTCTTTCCCTCGCCGAATGGGGCGAGGCTGACCCGTTTCGCCTGACATGGCTGGACCCACCGCCGCGTGGACGCATTGAAGCGGCGCGCGAGATGCTGCTCGCCTATGGCGCGCTCGATGAGACGGGCGCGCTAACCCCGCATGGCAAACGAATGGCGGCCCTGCCGCTCGACCCGAAATATGCAAGCCTTGTTGCGAGCGCCGAAACCGATGGCGAGCGCGCGCTGGCCTCGCAAATCGCCGCGCTCGCCAGCGAAGCCGGGATCGGCGGCAATTCGGCCAATCTGCTCGACCGGCTGGAAGGCTTCCGGCGGGACAATAGCCCCCGCGCCAAAACACTGCGCCAACAGGCCGAGCGCTGGTCAAAAGGCGCGCGAGTCGAAGGCGACCCAGCCCGGCTGCTCGCCCGCGCCTGGCCGGGACAGGTCGCCCGCAGACGTGACGGCTCTCAGACGAGCTATCTCCTCGCCAATGGCCGCGCCGGCGAGGTGATGGCGGACACAGCGCTCGCAAAATCGCAATGGATCGTGGTCGCTGACATGGTGGGCGCCGCCGGACGCGCCCGAATTACGCTCGCCGCGCCGATCGATGAGACGCAAGTGCTTGCACTCTACCCGCCGCGAACCGAGGAGCGCGCGCATTTCGATGCCGCAACGCAGAGCTTCAAAGGGCGCCGCGTCAAAGCCATCGGCAAGATTGTGCTGTCAGAAACGCCGCTGCCCAAACCGTCCGGTGAGGCCGCGCGGGCCGCCTATAGCGAGTTTATCGAAGAAAACGGTTTTGACGCCGCCGGGATCGGCGCGCCAGTGCGCACCTTTCTGGCC contains:
- a CDS encoding glycosyltransferase family 2 protein gives rise to the protein MAESLEFSVVVPMHNESGNAGALIREIATALDGRSYEMIMVDDASTDDTRAVLAALKAEFPALRVLSHRKNAGQSRAIRTGARAARGRIIGTLDGDGQNDPADLPDLYRALTRTDAPEKLAMVMGRRGSRKDTAWKRFGSKFANAIRRRMLRDDCDDSGCGIKVIKRDVYMALPYFDHMHRYMPALIKADGHDVEFMDVNHRERGTGQSKYTNFGRLWAALSDLRGVTWLIRRRRNPDGADEI
- the hrpB gene encoding ATP-dependent helicase HrpB; amino-acid sequence: MADTKTLPIDSLLGDIHAALSANKKLVLAAPPGAGKTSRVPLALAGLIDGFEALPGKIVMLEPRRLAARMAADRLADTIGEKTGGRIGLSTRIDRKVSSRTVIEVVTDGLFTRRLLADPGLEGVGCVIFDEIHERSLNADLGLALALECQSVLREDLHILAMSATLETEKVAGTLSAPVIESAGRQYPVETKYLGRTRDRIEDQMARGIERAVRAETGSILAFLPGAGEIRRTAERLSGLPGDVEVFPLYGALSPKAQDEAVRPSKDGTRKIVLATDIAESALTIDGVHIVVDSGLARVPEFDPASGTQALRTIRAARANVDQRRGRAGRLGPGVCYRLWDEEETRGLPGAPQPEILNADLTGLLLSLAEWGEADPFRLTWLDPPPRGRIEAAREMLLAYGALDETGALTPHGKRMAALPLDPKYASLVASAETDGERALASQIAALASEAGIGGNSANLLDRLEGFRRDNSPRAKTLRQQAERWSKGARVEGDPARLLARAWPGQVARRRDGSQTSYLLANGRAGEVMADTALAKSQWIVVADMVGAAGRARITLAAPIDETQVLALYPPRTEERAHFDAATQSFKGRRVKAIGKIVLSETPLPKPSGEAARAAYSEFIEENGFDAAGIGAPVRTFLARLKILHEAFGEDWPKLSLEDLAATVKDWLPAALGGGSFSMPSDGAVTQALKQSLGWPKAQEIDALAPISIDLPSGRQASLDYLDEKAPLIETKAQELYGLTRHPTIADGRVPVTLQLISPAGRPIALTRDIAGFWRGGYIDMAKDMRAQYPKHDWPDDPASAKPHAGMTKKRLNL